A single genomic interval of Zingiber officinale cultivar Zhangliang chromosome 4A, Zo_v1.1, whole genome shotgun sequence harbors:
- the LOC121973246 gene encoding copper transport protein ATX1-like, whose translation MAATVVLRVAMSCQGCAGAVRRLLTSMEGVESFDVDLQEQKVTVKGNVTPEAVFQTVSRSGKKTSFWEASEADPVPEAAPDVAPGA comes from the exons ATGGCCGCG ACCGTCGTCCTCAGAGTTGCTATGTCATGCCAAGGATGCGCTGGGGCTGTTAGGAGACTTCTTACCAGTATGGAAG GAGTCGAGTCTTTCGACGTGGATCTGCAAGAACAGAAAGTGACGGTTAAAGGCAATGTGACCCCTGAAGCCGTCTTCCAAACTGTCTCAAGATCAGGCAAGAAGACTTCGTTTTGGGAGGCAAGTGAAGCCGACCCTGTTCCTGAGGCTGCACCTGACGTTGCTCCTGGAGCTTGA